The genome window CCTCTGGAGGAGGGTGAGTTCATTTTGTTCTGAATGTCTACCAAATATTAATAAGGATACTGTATCTCTGATAAGCACACTGCAGGCACAGCATCACTGAGGTAAATGTTCAGGGTTGTAACATGAAACCAGCTGCAGCTCAGGTCAGCAGGAATTCACCTGATGGGGTGGGGGAGGGGCGAGGGATTtaacagaaaaaacaaattCCTTTGCAAAAATGACAACTATAATAGTTTAGTCTTTTCTGGTATACAGTATCATCTAAGCTACACTATTGTacaatttatataaatataacatcatagtattattagtatttatttttacaaaaatatgatAATTAGACAACAATGGAGGAGGGACTGGAAAAAAACTTAACAATGGAGGATCAAATGTCAGCCACAAACcttgtgtgtatctttgtgtaGAAAGTCTTGTTTTTCCACCTTCTGTTCAGAGAACGAACCATACAAAATGTCACGGATAGAGGCTGTGTGAGTCTTTGGAAGTGATccagcattatatatatatatatatatatatatatatatatatatatatatatatatatatatatatatatatatatatatatatatatatatatatatatatatatatatatatatatatatatatatatatatatatatatatatatatatatatatatatatatatatatatatatatattttaactattAATAAGTTTGTGCTGGTTAAAACTTCACTTTTGTGGCACCAAACCAGGTCGATAAGCAGAAGTAGTGCAAAGACAAAGTGGCAGTTATTAGCAAAGGTTTACTAAAAAGAAGACCCAAAGTGAAACCCAGCGAGTTCAATAAACTGAAGCAAAAGATCACCAAACAAGATAAAGCTGCCaagtcctctctcctccccccttaCTCATTTTACCTTCCCAGCCGCACCTAACTGGAACCTACCACCTGCCCAGGTAAGTATAGGGGGAGCTAAACCGAGCGAGCATCCAAATCACACAGAATAGTGAATATAGCATTAAATTAAGATCTCTGCTCTATCCATGGcacccatccacccatccaACGAGCACTCAACATATTGCAGCATATTATTTACTGCAGAACTCAATCTTACCTATCGTCCTACATCTTAACAGTGCTCAGCCCCTCTCTGCTAAGGTGATGTAATTAGGCACACCTGTTTGCACTTCCCTTGATTGAGCTGCTGATCTAATCCAACATATAGGCAGATTAACAAAAGTCCTATACACCCATAAAAACACACTAAAGCACATtggattaaaaataataacaaagaagagacaaaaacagtGTTTAACAGATCCTAGTGAAAAGAAGGAAAGGCTGTTACTGTTTACTGTTCACAAATAAGTTGATAAAATGATATCACATATATTCATCCCGGCAGCATTTTAAGGTTCTGATATTACttcagagcttttttttttttttactttgctctAAATGCTTTATTATACATTCAATACTTTGTTGTAATGTGCAAAGATATAATTAAATGGTTTGTGGTTGCGTTGTGTTCGTTTTTGTTTTCCCCAGGTAATCCCTGACCACAAGGAGCAGGAGTGGGACCCCAAGCACTCGGAGAACTATGCTGGAATCTTCCACTTTCAGTTCTGGGTGTTTGGGCAGTGGGTGGACGTGGTGGTGGACGACCGGCTGCCTACGATCAACAATGAACTCATCTACTGTCACTCGAAAAACAAGAACGAATTCTGGAGTGCTCTGCTGGAGAAGGCCTACTCCAAGTCAGTAAACTTTAACCATAGTGTCCCCTttgcagaaatgtatttatatattgttatttagttattgtgtttatatgtagttgatattatacaaatataacattatattaataatgattgttaaaatataataattgacaacaaaaactactactacttctacaaatataaatatgtttactaCTTACAGCctataataacaatatgtttgtaatgtataatataatacaacaacTATTGCTGCTTTCTATACATTATACAACGTTTATAAGGTTTGGAATATAAGTGTTGTATCCCATAATATGGTGTATTGTTGCagatatattgtaaatattttcttttagtatttttttaGATTTGTATTGTATCTGTCTCCTATTGTCCTTGTATTTGAAACCTATTAACCGGATTCTGATTCAGAAAAATGACAATATATTGacagtatatttaatatgtttaacgAAATGCAACTACTGTATGTAGAGTCCAttcttgttttcaaatgtacttCTTATCATATTTCTTTAGCTGATCTTGTGATTCCCCCTCCGTGTCCAGGTTCTCTGGCTGCTACGAGTCCCTGGAGGGGGGAAACACCGGAGACGCTGTGGTGGATTTCAGTGGAGCTGTGGCTGAAGCCATCAACCTGGAGACAGAAGCTTACTATAAGGACCAGAAAAAACAAGACCAGCTGTTTGAGGATCTGCTAAAGGTCTACGACCGTGGAGGAATCATAAGCTGCTCTATTAAGGTGTGAGCTCTTTGTGAACATGTGCTTCTTTGTCTCAATACTTCAGAGAAACTAACCTGTTTTCATCACCAGGCACAGCCTCATGAGATTGAACTCAAAATGGCAAACGGGCTGGTGAAAGGCCACGCATACTCAATAACTGCAGTGAAGAAAGTGCGTTTGGGTCACGGGCTTCTGGCCTACTTCAAGAATGAAACCATTTCTCTGATCCGCATGAGGAACCCCTGGGGTCAGATTGAGTGGAAAGGAGCCTGGAGTGACACGTAAGAAGTGCTAAAAGTTAATTCCTCTCATTTCTTCTCCACTGTTGACCATGGTCGTGTATAACAATTGAGATGGTAATTTGCCATATTGAGCAAATGGAGGGACAGCAGAGAAGTCAATGATGCTGCAGGAATGGCCACTCTTCTTTTCTGTTGTCATATGTAACCTCTGTAACCTGGGGTTtgtgaaaatacaaacttttTAAAGCCTGctttttaaaggttttgtgtggattataactttaaaccAACGGGTTTGTAGTAGCAATTCATGAGTGCATTCATTTGCTTTGCTTTCTGTATGTCAGCTCTGAGGAATGGTCAACGGTTGGTGATCTGGAGAGGGGCAAACTTGGGATCACAGTAGATGACGATGGGGAGTTCTGGTGAGCGATTAATTTCATccaaataataatactgtagtaATGCACTAATGTGTACtaatgcattttgtgtttgcatCCACAGGATGTCATTCGCAGACTGGTGCAAGTTCTTCACAGATGCAGATGTTTGCCGTATCATCAATACTTCCATGATCAGTCTCCATAAGACGTGGAATGAGGTTGTGCACTTTGGGAGTTGGACCAAAAATGCAGAGCCGCTTTTAAACCGCTGCGGTGGCTGTGCTAACCACAAACCGACGTTCCTGCAGAACCCACAGGTACTCTTGATGGAACTTTCTGCTCACATCTCCTGTGTTCAtgcacatgtatacatatataaacacacatctaTTGATATATATTCACTCCTTTTCAACTTCTTTTACAGTTCTTGTTTGATGTTACCAAGGAGGCAGATGAGGTCCTGATCTCCTTGCAACAGAAAGACATGAAGATCCACAGAAAATTTGGTCAAGGAGAAAATCTATCCATTGGCTTCTGTGTATTCAAGGTAACATATAGTAACACTTTGACCGTATGAACGGTTGATAACGGCATGATGCATGATAAACCATGTGGGTAAATAGCAGTGAAAGATTCAAAAGGTTTGTGAAACTTCTCATGAAAAAGATTTTGGCCAGACTGACTAGATGTGAGTTCATTACAGAGGAAGTGGTGTTCTTGTGGGACGTGGACGTTAGTCAAAGGTCAGTTAATTTGTAGCGAAAACAGGgtcatttcatcacattttggCTTTCATTTTGGTCAAGGAATTTGGCTTCGTTTGACTTTTCTACTCATTTGTTGAGCAAACAGTGAACAGTTGTCGAGTAATTGTAATGACAGACATTACTTGATCGGTTAATCAGAACCAAAACAGAACATTTCAACAAGACGCTAAATCATACGTGATTAAACACGATAACTGCACATTCTTTAGTTGATTGTTTCAAGCTGAAAAGCTTGAGTGGAACCAAACACATTTTGGGACAATTTCTTTTAAACTTCCAGTAAGGTGCAAAGAATTCAGTCCCCTGTTTTCTAGCACAGTGATTCTGCAGCCTTGATAAGAAATCCTGTGCACTTTGGGCACATTTTGTAGTTGGCGGTGAGAAAACAGTTCATGCATTTACATTCTCTCTGCCTCACAATATACGACATAATTAGAACTGCAACATTTATAAAGACAAATACAACTTGGTAGTGTGTTTCAGTAGAGGTCTTATTAAGTTGCAAAGTAAATGCATTCCTCTAATGAAGCTGTACAACTTTCCAAACTTAGATTGTCACATTCATATGAAGCCATGGGGCAAAACTGACATCACACTTCCTGTAATATGATTTACTTTATCAGACATCTGGTTAAgttcaaacacatacacacacactgccacccACACACTATACACTATTATCACGCTGACAGAAGTGCTGCCAAAGGGGTAGGTTCTGGACAGCAATAAATGCTGGTGCCATGAGGCGCATGTGATTAAAAAAGCAAGCTGTGTGCAAACTGCTTGTTGAACTGCTGTGAGCCTGGACTTGGATTTAACCTTTATCAACAAGATGGTGTATTCTCCTCCTTCATCTGACGGACCCCAGACACTGTATCCACATTCTGTTTTTATGTTGTCATCCACTACACTTTATATTTTCCTGTTTGAGAAGTATAACGGTGGGTGAAGAAGGActttcagacacacagaaactggTAGTTTCATCAATTTGACAAGAGGTACATGAAGTTTCTAAAGGTTTATTGTGGAACAGGGAATGGAGGGGAGCAGGCAAGCAAGCAAGTGGGAGGGGATATGGTCCTGAGGCACAGGAGAAAAAGAACAGTTAGGAAACAACACGAGGAATAGTTCTcagataacatttttaaaaagcctgAAATGAGCAACTTCCACGGGAGCTGAGACTGATTTGGCGCCGGTTGTGTGAAGAGTCGGGGTAGAAATATTACAAGGCTGATGACAGGTGTGTAGAATCGAGCTCCAGGAGCCATTGGGGCTGTAAACAGAAGAACCACTAGTGATCTGCAGGGGCAGGGCCACAGTCATGTCCAATTcacataaaacatatgtattgggccttttcacagcagccatTTGACATGTCATCGCAGGGTAAACAAAGGTGTAATTGACAGAATTAATTATGGTCCCGTTGTAGTTAGTGTATCACTACTATTCCAGTGACCCAGCAAGAACAATACCAGGGCCCTGGCACACCTAAATGGAAAAGGAACATACGTGATGTTATTAATTTCACCTGTGTTTACTCTGCAATGACATGTCAAAATTGCTGCTGTGAAAACGGCCTATCAGTGGACCTCTAAGAGCATCCCAGCAACTCAGTGACACACGATTCATCTTACCAGTGCAATACTATTATTAATCTGTGCTTTTAATAACACTGCAATAGAACAGACACGTATGTTAAATTCAAGTTTTATTCATTATTCTACCACCAGGAGGCAGGATAATCTGTGTAGGAAGCAAACAGTTATTACTCCTCTAGATGCTGTTTAAACCCCTTCAAATGTAGGTTTACATCTGTAGTAGATTAGATTTACTTTTTTATCCTCCTCAGTGGAAATTAGTTTTTGGCTTCTCCGAATGTATAGCAATGGTACATACAATGCCCATAACACAGCACAGCATTCAAACATACagattatacagtatacaactGTGCAAATGGGCAgttagcaaaaaataaatgatattacaAGAGCAATCTTGTAAAATAACAACTTTTCTCTGATGCAGTAATTGTACTCCAGATAACCGATCCAGGTTTCTCAAAATAAGATGTTtacatgtgcaaacacatgaCCAGGATACTGAAAAACCCCATCATAACCAGGATAGTTCACATGCATGTAACACTCATTGTTAAAATCACTTAAAAgtctgtgatttgttttttaaaagaacaCTAAATAAAGCCcaaattgttttccttttccagGTGGAACTGAACAGGAAGTATCGGATGCACGACATCCTGACCCAACAGGCTGTTGAGACGTCCACCTACATCAACGCTCGTACAGTGTTCATGCGATGCACGCTCCAACAGGGCCGCTACGTCATCATCCCCACCACCTTCAAGCCTTACACGCTGGGGGATTACATGATCCGAATTTTCACCGACGTGGACTCAGGCTGCAGGTACGACTGTGGTGGAGGTGTGCTGTCGAACCAGCGACAGTGTGTAGTTGCAAATCAGCTGGCTGGGTTTCATGTTTTCAGTGAGAAATGTAACATTCTGTATCTCACAATTTATCAGGTCTTAAGAGACACTGCAGGGTAAGTGAGAACACAGCTGTTTAATTCAGACACTAACGGAGGGATTGGATCCAAGTCAAGCATTCAACATGATTTATAAAATAACATCCCTCTCCTACTGCTGTTCTTGGCAAAAGATTTAGATTGTGTTATGTTTGCTCATAAAAAGGTCATCCAAGTTGGCTAGACCTACCAGTGTTGTGTCTAAGAAATATGAGCATCATTTCACTTCCCATGCAAGTTGATGATAGCAAGATCTAGAGCAGAGTACTAAGATATAGGTACTCTACTCCTCTCCTGGTGCATAAattctcctctgctctcacaGGGAGTTGACAGAGGATAAACCAAAGGTAAAATGCTGGAGTTCATTCCTTGGATATGCGCAAGCTGTGACTCACGTCTACATCCACGGAGCTGAGGAGCTGCAGAACCAGGACAATACAGGAGGTGAGAGGACTTTATACAAGCCAGAGTTTCACCCCAAATCTACTGATTGACTATATTCCACCAATGTGGTTTGCTGAGTTGCATCCTTACATGTGTACATGCAGGTGCAGACCCGTATGTGATCATTTACTGTGAGGGCCGGTCAGTACGATCCACCATCAAGAAGGACACCCTGAAACCAGAGTTTACAACCAGCGCCATTTTCTACAGGAAGAAACTCAGAAAGCCCATAACTGTGGAGGTAAGATGGCATCCCTCTGCTCTTGATGACAGTAATTAATCCCACAGACTGGAGGTGCAAAGGGAGTGTGGGTCACTGGCCAGTTGAAACCACGTATCTTAAAAATGTCGAACTttcaggcaaaaaaaaaaagaagaaagagcaTAAGAAGGGACATGGAGaacatggaaacatggaaaacaaactAATGCGGGATCtagcaaaagtaaaaaaaatacaaccTTAAATTTCCCCCCTCCATGCACCTTCCTGTGCTCTGTACATAATATTTaaatttttataaaaataaattcagatCCTAAAAATGAAGAGATATAATGTACATGCTGAAAGCATATTCTAAGTGTTTTCATattggaaaagaaaatgcatggTGCTTTTGCAGATGTTGTTGATCATTTTGACACTGTAAGGCAAACAAACCACTATTTTAATAAAACGGAGGTTATGCACAATGATTTGGCAATTCTTTCATAAAGAAAACCCCACAAAACTGAATATAGACTAATTAGAAAACCACAGTTCCTCCCAGTATTGTGTTGCATTAGTTATgcattttcttcacattttaaataaaaagaaaatatatatatatattcaatgctcacaataactaataataatgatacaaaataaacagaCTGAATACATGAACTAGAAAAGCTCACAAATAACTGAGAGATGTAATGGCAGCTTGTGATTGGCTGTGTTTGAGAGCACAGACCTCTTACATACTTGTAATACTTGACTGGTCTTCCTCAGGTGTGGAACAGCAACGCGGTGAAGGACGAGTTCATGGGCCAGGTGGTGATGCCCGGGACGGTGAAGGACAACTTTGGCCCTCAGAAGCTTCAGCTGAGGAAGCGAGGACGGCAGATGGCTGACGAGATGCCCGGTAACCTCAGTCTGAGGATCATCACTTCCACTCAGCTGACCGCCATGTGATCTCGTCTTTGACTAGAGCTAGAGCTGAAACCTTTTCAGTGGCATCATCAAAGCACCAAAAACACTTTCTACCGCTGGATGTCCAGGCTTTGATTTAACACTATTATCTGAACGTTGGGGAATTGTTTGCAAAGTTGAAATGTGAGCAGGGTACTGTTGGACAGACTCAATGTCAATTCCTGTCATTGTCATCAAAATGTTTAATCTTTTGTATTATCTTTATcactttttaaatcacttttgtgtaacttataaaatatttttatattgcagtTCTGCAAGTTGCTTTAAAAGATACTCCAGATACTGTGGCTGATATGGCCTATATGAATATGTAATTCAAGTCTTAACATATATTAGTTATAACTGTGTCCTATAACAGTCACCTTTATGCAGAAAAATGTACCGCATTAcaacaaataattaaagtatcaactctttttttaatgcatccTCTGCTCCTTTCTTCCATCAGTTCATATACTTATGTTTTCTTCTCATGATTATtaagaaaatgaagagaaattcATCCTCAGAATCACATTAAACTACAAGCATTAACACCACTCtggtttttcttcctctttttatttcagtccagTTCCCAAACTgcaatattttgtttgtttttttacactcaaGACACAGCCATGCACAATTCAAAGTTCAAAAAGTCTATTGCTTCAACCAcaattaaaaatagtttatcCAAAACCTCATTTCCCCGTCGCTCATTTGTCCTTTTTCAAAGATGGGGAAAGGCCTGCTGAGGTATGCCGGATGGATCAGCAGTTTTACAAAGCTAGACaataataagagtaataataataataataataataatgataataataatttaaaaagtaacattttttgtctttgttccaTTCTCTTGATACACATTAATAGAGGAATTTTCACACCACGTGTACAGGTTTACACATTCAGAAGATAGGAATGTACAGGAGCAACCACAGAAAAGGGGCACGTCGGCGGTGTCTCTTGTCCCGAAATTCACCTTTGTGCTCATAGTTCAGACCTGTACATGGGGCAGAGGCCAAACGTCCCAGGGGGCCGGCGAAGCTTCCTGTCAGGCCACCCACACctaccgcacacacacatacatgtactaACACTCAGCAGAGGTACTGACAGACTGTGTGGGCCCGCACACAGAGTGCTGCATTCATCGGCTCTCTGTCCAGATGTCCGATAAAGCCCAAACAGGAGAGCCGGATCCAGGAGTGCAGAGACAGCGTGTGTGTtcgtttttctcttttttgattttCAGGgtgcaaaacatttattgataCATACCATAGAGCAACCTGAATATTGTCGTTTTAAGTTACATAATTCTGAAAAAGGGGGGTTTTCCCatcatatttacatacatacatacatatcctAACAATCTTAACCTATTTGAAGATGAGATACAGTGTATAGTTTGTTTTACATGCATGGATTCTGTTGCATCCTCCTGTCTAACATCACTCCTTCATCTGTACATTTGCTGTACAATGGAGGTACAATATGACTAAGCAGCTACCCTGCACCTCAAAGTCAAGGTGGACAACACGAGTGAGGCATCTTCTAGTGCAGATTGAGGTAGCCCCCCCtaacacacacggacacacacacacactcacacacagagggatGCTACATGGGAAACGCCAGACGAAGCTACCAAATACCGACACAATGTAGATAACTTCTGTACAGGAATGAGTTTAAACGCTAACCGGGTATGGAAGGAATGTTAGCAAACAAAATGAACCTGTACTACGGTTTCTGTTTTCAGCGCTCATTAGGACAAGGTACAATCATAAAATGGCATCCACTCCACTACCTCTCTCAGAGGATAACATTCCCCTCTCTGATCCGCCACGTGTTCCAAAAGCTCATTACAAAACGGACAGATCAtatgaaaaaaagacacataAGACACCATTAAAAGGACACTGAATGAGCAGCTTGAATACCAAAAGGAGAAGACAGGGAGGGGGCAGGTGGGCAGGGAGGACAGTTGGTTCCCGTTGCCTCATTAGACATTAATGGTTCACCTGAACAGGTAGGCCCGGTTTTTATTGGCTTCAATCTAAACATGTATAGACACAGTCGCGTAATGTATTCTGCCAAGATGATAAGACCACAAGACTTAGTAATGACTCGTGCTTCTGGGGGAAAAAGAGGAATACCTTTCCAGATTGGAGATTCATTTATGTTATCTGCATTTTTCAGTTCATACTTGTTATTTGAAGTCACCACAAATAAtggatttaataataaatgaaaatgtctttctccctccatgTCGTGTTGCAGTTTGTTGTTCCGACTGACCAGTTTAGATTGAATATTGTGTATATTCAGTGTATTTTATCTTTGCATTGTTTAGTTGTCAAGGGGCATCTTTCCTGCTTTAAGGTTTAAGGTCACAGGGATGCATGGGGCACTATGGGAAACTGTGAGAAAGTGTGGCACTAGACCTTCAACTCACTTTGTAAATAATGACATGATCTTCTGTTTGCCACTGTCTGCTTATTAGAAAGGCTGAAATGTTTGTCCACTGTGTGCCAGCACCttaaatatagatatttaaatgaaaacatttatatttctgttgagTCTGATCTAGTATTTGTCTTTCTATTTCATACCTCTTTGTCAGATGTACTACAAAGACGGGCTTATAATCATAGATGTTGAATTGTCTTCCCAAAGCCTGGTACAAAAAGCCACGCATACTGAATCTCTATGGATAATCCTATTTGAGATGCTTGTACACAATGAATGCTACagtttatgtacagtatgcatgcacGTTAGAATTATCTGTCAACATTGCAGATCAATTGCTTGCATTAGTAATGAAGCTGACATTATTTTATAGTAATTCTGATCATTCCTGCGTGTGTTCAGTTGCTaatgttgatttaaatgtgCGACACATCTACATGTCGGTGCGACCAAGTGTATCTAACTACATCACAACActctatatatttaaaatgtaataattgcaCCAGTGTGATCTACAGTTGAGTCACACATATTTTGGTTAAATTCAATGTTTTATGTAGGCAAATTGTGACCAAACAGTGTTTCGATATTTTTGAATAATCAGAACATTCAATCTGATAAATATGCAGCCAGAAAATAAGCAAATGAACTGCAGGTAACCTGAACTCCAGCGAGTCTATAACAGAGACTACAATGAAATACGGGACCCGTATCTCCTCGCCGATATGAAGCGGATTAATGAAGGATGTTTAAAGCTGGCATAGGTCATGTGAAATTATTCCTGACTTATTCCCCTGTAGCTGCACCcctacacacattcacacacacgcatacacatatATCTGCCACCTCGAGATGTTACAATCTGCAGAGGAGTAGCAAAGTTTCTCCACCGAGCCATGGTCATGCAGGCAAAGGTTGGGTCCGGAGTCCCAGAGTCACTCTCTCACATCAGCTGGTCACTGCAGGTGCAAGTGTGGCCTGATTGTGCTCCATGGAGGGAAATAAATCCAAGCCTAAAGCTGGGCAGGGAAGGAATCACAGGCTCTTTAGTTTTGTCAGTTTCCCAGTCTCCGCTCCAAAGCTTCTTCTCAAAAATTAGCACATGTTCTTTTTGATTTTTTCACCGTATTGTTCTTGGTTTGGGGAGCGACTGCTGCCAAACAAGACATATGACACAAAGAGATGTGCACAgttggtacacacacacacacacacacacacacacacacacacacacacacacacacacacacacacacacataacatacttGTGATGGACTGCTCTACATGTACAGAGTGCTGGAGAAGTAAACAAGGAGGCAAGGTCTTTTCAGCAGCATGGGCCGAGAGGCTGCAAGGCCAGATGTTCGTCCTACATATGAGGCCTGGGGGTCTTTTGTCCTTGTGCTGTCACGGTAAGTCACACAAAACCCCCTCCTTGTGCTGTCATGTCACCCACCACCCATACACCCAAGCCCCTGCCcccatgaaacacacacatcacaggcAGGGCTCCTGCCTCGGGTGGGGACAGAGGGCACACGCTAGCGACTGCTGTTCTTTATGGCTTCCTTCGCAGCTACAATCAGAGGCGTC of Cottoperca gobio chromosome 14, fCotGob3.1, whole genome shotgun sequence contains these proteins:
- the LOC115018607 gene encoding calpain-5-like, which codes for MFSSAVPYKNQHYSDLKRDCINDKTLFEDPEFPAIDASLYFRKPPPGFVEWKRPGEISNAPQLFVEGISSHDLNQGVVGNCWFVAACSCLALKPDLWRRVIPDHKEQEWDPKHSENYAGIFHFQFWVFGQWVDVVVDDRLPTINNELIYCHSKNKNEFWSALLEKAYSKFSGCYESLEGGNTGDAVVDFSGAVAEAINLETEAYYKDQKKQDQLFEDLLKVYDRGGIISCSIKAQPHEIELKMANGLVKGHAYSITAVKKVRLGHGLLAYFKNETISLIRMRNPWGQIEWKGAWSDTSEEWSTVGDLERGKLGITVDDDGEFWMSFADWCKFFTDADVCRIINTSMISLHKTWNEVVHFGSWTKNAEPLLNRCGGCANHKPTFLQNPQFLFDVTKEADEVLISLQQKDMKIHRKFGQGENLSIGFCVFKVELNRKYRMHDILTQQAVETSTYINARTVFMRCTLQQGRYVIIPTTFKPYTLGDYMIRIFTDVDSGCRELTEDKPKVKCWSSFLGYAQAVTHVYIHGAEELQNQDNTGGADPYVIIYCEGRSVRSTIKKDTLKPEFTTSAIFYRKKLRKPITVEVWNSNAVKDEFMGQVVMPGTVKDNFGPQKLQLRKRGRQMADEMPGNLSLRIITSTQLTAM